The following proteins come from a genomic window of Ferrovibrio sp. MS7:
- a CDS encoding alpha/beta hydrolase, whose protein sequence is MLCRLVLCRLAPCLVLGLALLFAAAPSFAAETIGVLLLHGKNPGSPQNPGLQSIRTKLEADGMRVRVPDMPWSANRYIDGDWAKAMGEIKSNIDALRSAGATKIVVLGHSIGCAGALSFAATRGGVDALVLMAPGHVPYYYYNAQQQGPNGAVRASIDEARALVAAGQGDTKRDFKDNNQGKALSVRLTAAQYLSYFDPDGEAEMGEMAKKVPAGTPSLLIIGDDDPLTTVAKSYIFDRLPPSPKSVYQTIKGTHVSVLQSSREEIAAWIKQALAN, encoded by the coding sequence ATGTTGTGTCGTTTAGTGCTGTGTCGCCTGGCTCCCTGTCTGGTCCTGGGTCTGGCGCTGTTGTTCGCTGCCGCCCCGTCTTTTGCCGCCGAAACCATCGGCGTGCTGCTGCTGCATGGCAAGAATCCGGGCAGCCCGCAGAATCCCGGGTTGCAATCTATCCGCACCAAGCTGGAAGCCGATGGCATGCGCGTGCGCGTGCCGGACATGCCGTGGTCGGCCAACCGCTATATCGATGGCGACTGGGCCAAGGCGATGGGCGAGATCAAGAGCAACATCGACGCCCTGCGCTCGGCGGGCGCGACAAAAATCGTGGTACTGGGCCATTCGATTGGCTGTGCTGGTGCGCTGAGCTTTGCCGCGACACGCGGCGGCGTCGATGCCCTGGTGCTGATGGCACCGGGCCATGTGCCCTACTATTACTACAACGCGCAACAGCAAGGGCCGAATGGCGCCGTGCGCGCCAGCATTGATGAAGCCCGCGCCCTGGTCGCGGCCGGCCAGGGCGATACCAAGCGCGACTTCAAGGACAACAACCAGGGCAAGGCGCTTTCCGTGCGCCTCACCGCCGCGCAGTATTTGAGCTATTTCGATCCCGATGGCGAAGCCGAGATGGGCGAGATGGCGAAGAAAGTGCCGGCCGGCACCCCGAGCCTGCTGATCATCGGCGATGATGATCCGCTGACCACGGTGGCCAAGAGCTACATCTTCGACCGCCTGCCGCCTAGCCCGAAGAGCGTCTATCAGACGATCAAGGGCACCCATGTCAGCGTGCTGCAATCCTCCCGCGAGGAAATCGCCGCCTGGATCAAACAGGCCTTGGCGAATTAG